The sequence CAGCTCACAGTTTCGAGTTGACGGAGCCTGTCCAGGCCATCGAGTGTACCACACGAAGGAACGCACTGGGAGTTTCTTGCACGGTCGTTCGGTCGTTACGGACGTACAACCGTAATTCGACGCGTGTTCGTATACTCCCTTCGTATACAGGGTTCCAGAGCGCGAGACCCAGCGGTCACGTCGCGAAGCGAGAGCGTCGCTACGGCCGAACCGGGGTGAAAACAGCAGGACGAACGGTTCGAGGGCCGCTCACGAAGAACGGCCAGCGGACCGATCAGAGCACCCGATCGGCGATGATGTTCTTCTGGATCTCGCTCGTGCCCTCGTAGATCTTGGTGATCCGGGCGTCGCGGTAGAAGCGCTCTGCGGCGTAGTCGGTGACGTAACCCGAGCCGCCGTGGACCTGGAGACCCTCGTCTGCGACCTCGACGGCGACCTCGCTCGCGAACAGTTTGGCCATGCTCGAGTACCTCGCAGCGACCTCCTGGTTGTTCTGTTCGACCTCGGTCGCGGCGCGGTAGGTCAGCGAGCGGGCGGCCTCCGTCCTGGTCGCCATCTCGGCGATCTTGTGTTCGATCGCCTGGAAGTTACTGATCTTCTGGCCGAACTGTTCGCGCTCGTTGGCGTACTCGACGGCGGCGTCGAGTGCACCCTGGGCGGCACCGACGGCCTGGGCGGCGACGGCAGTCCGGGCGGACGCGAAGAACTCCATCAGCTGGTAGAAGCCCTGATCGACCTCGCCGATGACGTTCTCCGCGGGTACGCGAACGTCGTCGAGGACGACCTCCGCGAGGTCGGAGGCGTGGATGCCGAGTTTGTTGTCGATCTTCTCGGTCTGAATCCCGTCGGTGTCCATCGGCGCGAGGAAGGCGGTGATGCCGCGGTGGCCCTCGCCGGGGCTGGTCTTGGCCATGATCACGCCCACGTCGGCGACCGTCCCGTTCGTGATCCACATCTTGTTGCCGTTGATGACGTACTCGTCGCCGTCTTTTTCGGCGACGGTATCCATACTCGCGACGTCAGAGCCGTGCGCCGGCTCTGAGATCATCGAACAGGACGCAGACTCACCGCTCGTGACCCGCGGGAGCCACTCCTCTCTCATCCACTCGTCGCCGAACTCGCGGATCATGTCCATCCCGAACCCGGCGCTCTCGATGGCGATGCCGATACCGGGATCGGCCCGCCAGAGTTCCTCGGTGACGATCGTCGCCGAAATCTTGTCCATCCCGGCACCGCCGTACTCGACCGGTACCTCCGGCTCGACGAAATCGTACTCCGCTGCCTTCTGCCGCAACTCGACCGGATAGCGGTGTTCACGATCGTACTCCTCGGCGACGGGTTTGATCTCGTTCTCGCCGAACTCGCGAACGGCCTCGCGAATCGCCTCGTGTTCTGGTGATAGGCTAAACGACATACGAGACCACACGACACGATCCGTGATAATCGCTCCGGAACGGCGGCGACGGTGGAACAGCAGCGACGATGGGGCGGCCGTAAAGACGGAA is a genomic window of Natrarchaeobaculum aegyptiacum containing:
- a CDS encoding acyl-CoA dehydrogenase family protein is translated as MSFSLSPEHEAIREAVREFGENEIKPVAEEYDREHRYPVELRQKAAEYDFVEPEVPVEYGGAGMDKISATIVTEELWRADPGIGIAIESAGFGMDMIREFGDEWMREEWLPRVTSGESASCSMISEPAHGSDVASMDTVAEKDGDEYVINGNKMWITNGTVADVGVIMAKTSPGEGHRGITAFLAPMDTDGIQTEKIDNKLGIHASDLAEVVLDDVRVPAENVIGEVDQGFYQLMEFFASARTAVAAQAVGAAQGALDAAVEYANEREQFGQKISNFQAIEHKIAEMATRTEAARSLTYRAATEVEQNNQEVAARYSSMAKLFASEVAVEVADEGLQVHGGSGYVTDYAAERFYRDARITKIYEGTSEIQKNIIADRVL